A stretch of Telopea speciosissima isolate NSW1024214 ecotype Mountain lineage chromosome 11, Tspe_v1, whole genome shotgun sequence DNA encodes these proteins:
- the LOC122646445 gene encoding hydroquinone glucosyltransferase-like, producing MEETQSTHNIAIIPTPGMGHLIPLTIFAKRLIAHHNFTITFIIPNDGSPPKAQNAVLDALPKTITSIFLPPVNLDDLPGDVKVETRICLTLSRSISSIRKALYILTSTTHLVALVVDLFGTEAFDVAKEFKIPSYMFFPSTTAFFSFFLHLPNLDETYSCDYKDLPEPVMLPGCVPLHGRDLPDPAQDGNNEAYKWLLHTAKRYRLADGVLLNSFNGLEGSAIKAFKEGRVHTVPPVYPIGPLIQIGSSDVTDSTGCLRWLDNQPRSSVLFVSFGSGGALSLEQVKELALGLEESGHRFLWVIKSPTKGAADATFFTVQSMEDPLTFLPEGFLARTKEMGLVVPSWAPQIQVLSHDSTGGFLSHSGWNSVLESVVHGVPLIAWPLYAEQKMNAVMLVEDINVALRPKADEKGLIGRQEIAKVVKSLMEGEEGKRIQSKMSELKDEANKVLSNDGSSTEALSEVAHIWKSCKII from the coding sequence ATGGAAGAAACTCAATCAACTCACAACATTGCGATTATACCAACTCCAGGAATGGGTCACCTAATCCCACTCACTATTTTCGCTAAACGACTCATCGCCCACCACAATTTCACTATCACCTTCATCATCCCTAACGATGGATCACCACCCAAAGCCCAAAATGCCGTCCTTGATGCCCTTCCTAAGACCATAACCTCTATCTTTCTACCTCCGGTTAACCTCGATGATCTCCCCGGAGATGTTAAGGTCGAAACTCGAATCTGCCTCACACTTTCTCGCTCCATTTCTTCTATTCGTAAAGCTTTGTATATCTTAACTTCAACAACTCATCTTGTTGCCTTAGTTGTTGATCTCTTCGGTACAGAAGCATTTGATGTCGCTAAGGAATTCAAGATTCCATCTTACATGTTCTTCCCTTCAACAACTGcctttttttcgttttttctcCATTTGCCGAACCTCGATGAGACCTACTCTTGCGATTATAAGGACTTGCCTGAACCGGTGATGCTGCCCGGTTGCGTGCCATTACATGGAAGAGATCTCCCTGATCCAGCCCAAGACGGGAATAATGAGGCTTACAAGTGGCTTCTACACACTGCAAAACGTTATAGATTAGCGGATGGTGTTCTATTGAATAGCTTCAATGGGTTGGAAGGAAGTGCCATTAAAGCTTTCAAGGAAGGAAGAGTCCATACTGTGCCGCCGGTTTACCCGATTGGACCACTCATACAAATCGGTTCATCGGATGTGACCGATTCAACCGGGTGCTTGCGATGGTTGGATAATCAACCAAGAAGCTCAGTTCTATTTGTGTCATTTGGGAGTGGTGGAGCCCTCTCGTTGGAACAAGTTAAGGAATTGGCCTTAGGATTGGAGGAAAGTGGGCATAGGTTCTTGTGGGTTATTAAGAGCCCAACTAAAGGAGCTGCTGATGCTACATTTTTTACAGTGCAAAGCATGGAGGACCCATTAACCTTCTTGCCTGAGGGGTTCTTGGCGAGGACTAAAGAGATGGGCCTAGTTGTGCCCTCATGGGCTCCTCAGATTCAAGTTCTTAGTCATGATTCAACTGGAGGATTCTTGAGTCATAGTGGATGGAACTCAGTACTAGAGAGTGTAGTGCATGGTGTGCCCTTAATTGCTTGGCCACTCTATGCAGAGCAAAAGATGAATGCAGTAATGTTAGTGGAGGACATAAACGTGGCATTAAGGCCCAAAGCAGATGAGAAAGGCTTAATAGGGCGACAAGAGATTGCAAAAGTGGTGAAGAGCTTAatggaaggggaagaaggaaagagaattcAAAGCAAGATGAGTGAACTCAAGGATGAAGCGAACAAGGTGTTGAGCAATGATGGGTCTTCCACAGAGGCACTATCCGAGGTTGCACACATATGGAAGAGCTGCAAGATCATTTaa